Proteins encoded by one window of Verrucomicrobiota bacterium:
- a CDS encoding mechanosensitive ion channel, translated as MEEAKKTIINFFVNYGKDVAGALIILAVGILVARWIGKVLERWLERIQMEPPVRLLLVRVARLLIIAFTALAVLEKFGVPTTSAIAGIGVAGIGVGLAMQGVLSNIVAGLTIIFTKPFRVGDYIELIGVQGQVKTIELFSTTLLHADLSRVVIPNRKIVGEVLHNYGTIRQLDLSVGIAYSSDLNKVLNIVGDIVRQNPRVLKDPSPALGVKLLADSSITIAVKPWTTVPDYGPAGAEIYQAIIERFRANQIEIPFPQQEVRLLNNAPMAA; from the coding sequence TGGAATACTCGTGGCCCGATGGATCGGCAAGGTTTTGGAACGCTGGCTCGAACGCATCCAGATGGAACCGCCGGTGCGCCTGCTTCTCGTGCGCGTGGCTCGGCTGCTGATCATTGCTTTCACAGCCTTGGCGGTGCTCGAGAAATTTGGCGTGCCCACCACTTCGGCCATTGCCGGCATCGGCGTCGCGGGCATCGGCGTCGGCTTGGCCATGCAGGGCGTGCTTAGCAACATAGTGGCTGGGCTGACCATCATCTTCACCAAGCCTTTTCGGGTGGGTGATTACATCGAACTGATCGGCGTGCAAGGACAGGTTAAAACCATCGAGCTTTTCTCTACGACCCTGCTCCATGCTGATTTGTCGAGAGTCGTCATTCCCAACCGGAAAATCGTCGGCGAAGTTCTGCACAATTACGGCACCATCCGGCAGCTCGACCTCTCGGTGGGGATCGCGTATTCCTCCGATCTGAACAAAGTGCTGAACATTGTCGGGGACATAGTGCGCCAGAATCCACGCGTGTTGAAGGACCCATCACCCGCATTGGGCGTCAAGCTGCTGGCGGACTCATCCATCACCATCGCCGTCAAGCCGTGGACCACCGTGCCGGATTACGGCCCGGCAGGCGCGGAGATTTACCAGGCCATCATCGAGCGATTCCGCGCAAATCAGATTGAGATTCCGTTCCCGCAACAAGAAGTGCGGTTGTTGAACAACGCCCCCATGGCGGCTTAA
- a CDS encoding carbohydrate kinase, producing MNPARFQAIVGKNPQLRIAVVGDFSLDRYLEIDVSRREISLETNLPVYNVVNVRSQPGAAGTILNNLVALGIGTIFPVGFCGHDGEGFELRRALSAKAGVKLDHFLQTPDRRTFTYCKPLLTEPGKPPVELNRFDSKNWTPTPAVVQGQIIDAVQKLAAQVDAMILMDQVDVPETGVVTTKLLEAIKTISLTRRELLIMADSRRGLRGYPPITFKMNGAELSALTGVLGQPTLDEIKETAAALSRRQSRNVFVTLAERGLLGASPDGRVEHVPALPVRGEIDIVGAGDSVTANLTASLAAGAGVREALEIANAAASIVIHQLGTTGTASPGEIEKLLMV from the coding sequence GTGAATCCGGCCCGCTTTCAAGCCATCGTTGGTAAAAATCCGCAGTTGCGCATCGCGGTCGTGGGTGACTTTTCCCTGGATCGCTACCTCGAAATCGACGTAAGCCGAAGAGAGATTTCGCTGGAAACCAATCTGCCCGTTTACAACGTCGTAAACGTGCGCAGTCAACCCGGCGCCGCGGGCACCATCCTCAACAACCTCGTGGCGCTCGGCATTGGCACGATTTTTCCCGTCGGCTTCTGCGGCCATGATGGGGAGGGATTTGAACTGCGCCGCGCGCTCTCAGCCAAGGCGGGTGTCAAGCTCGACCATTTTCTGCAAACCCCAGATCGCCGCACGTTCACCTATTGCAAACCGCTGCTGACGGAGCCAGGCAAGCCGCCCGTCGAACTCAACCGCTTCGACAGCAAAAACTGGACGCCCACGCCGGCAGTTGTTCAGGGACAAATCATCGACGCCGTGCAAAAACTCGCCGCCCAGGTAGATGCCATGATCCTGATGGACCAGGTGGACGTGCCGGAAACCGGCGTGGTAACGACAAAGCTTTTGGAGGCCATCAAGACCATCAGCCTCACACGGCGCGAACTACTCATCATGGCCGACAGCCGGCGAGGGTTGCGCGGGTATCCGCCGATCACCTTCAAGATGAACGGTGCGGAGTTGTCCGCGTTGACAGGGGTATTGGGTCAACCCACTCTCGACGAGATCAAGGAAACTGCCGCCGCGCTCAGCCGCCGACAGAGCCGCAATGTTTTTGTCACGCTCGCCGAGCGCGGGCTACTCGGTGCTTCGCCTGACGGCAGGGTTGAGCACGTTCCGGCACTGCCCGTGCGTGGCGAGATCGACATCGTTGGCGCTGGCGATTCCGTGACGGCTAATCTCACGGCATCACTTGCCGCCGGTGCCGGGGTTCGCGAAGCGCTCGAAATCGCCAATGCCGCCGCGTCCATCGTCATCCATCAACTCGGCACCACCGGCACCGCTTCACCAGGTGAAATAGAGAAACTCCTGATGGTCTGA